The Nicotiana tomentosiformis chromosome 2, ASM39032v3, whole genome shotgun sequence genome includes the window ACCCTGACGCGTTGGACGCGccatcggtgtataggacccagGGGTCTTGTGTTTGGAAGGAGGTTCAGAGGGCTTCCCTTTCGACTTCAGGCATTATTTTTGCGCTAAAGTCGGCGACGAAGTCAGTGAGCACTTATGACTTTATCGTCGTTCTTGGCTGGTATATGATATCATACTCGCTTATATCAGTGGACCATTTGTCCAGCCTCCCCGACAGCTCAGGTTTATGAAAAATGCTTCTCAGGGGGAAAGTCGTaacgaccgagatggggtggcactAGAAATATGGTCTTAGCTTatgtgaagctacgactaaggccaaaGCCAGTTTCTCGAGGTGCGGGTACCTCGTCTCGGCATCGACTAatattttgctaatgtaatagataggagattgcgtacctttattttctcgaATTAGGACAGCACTCACCGCTATATCGGATACAGCTAGATAAACGAGGAGACGTTCCCCCGACTCAGGTTTTGAAAGCAAGGGCGGCGACGACAAGTATGCCTTTAGTTCCATCAGGGCCTTGACACACTCCGAAGTCCATTGGAGGCCGTTATATTTCTTGAGCATGTCAAAGAATTTATGGCATCTATCCGACGACCGCGAGATGAACCTTGATAGGGCAGCGATGCGTCTAGTCAATCTTTGGACCTGCTTTTTGGTGGTCAAGAGTTCGGGTATCCCCTTGATGTCTTTAATTTGGTCAGGGTTGACCTCGATTCCTTACTGCGATACGAGGAACCCTAGAAATTTTCCCGAGGCTACGCTGAACGCACACTTCTCCGGATTTAGTTTCATTCTATATTGTCTTAGTATTTCAAAAGTCTCTTTCAGATGATCGATGTGATATTCTCCTCTTTTTATTTGATCAGcatgtcatctatatatacttccattgtCTCGCCGACCTGAACCTTGAACATTCTTGTCACCAACCTTTGATAGGTCGCCCCCGCATTCTTTAGTCCaaagggcatgaccctgtaatAGTACATTCCTTTGTGGGTGATGAATGTGGTTTTCTCCTGGTCTTCCTCTTCCATGAGGATCTGATTGTAGCTTGAGTAAGCGTCCACGAAACTTAGTATCTCATGTCCGGCTGTTGCATCAATGAGTTGGTCGATGTGAGGCAGCGGGAATGAATCCttcgggcatgctttgttcaagtctgtgAAGTCTACACATATCTAccattttccattcttttttTTGACCATTACTACGTTGGCGACCCATTTGGGGTACTTTGATTCCCTTATGGAACCATTTTCTAACAGTTTTTGCACTTCCTCGCGCACCGCATCATTGATTGCTAAGTTGAATTTACACCTGACCTACTTCACCGGAGGGTGGTAGGGGTCGACGTTTAATTTGTGCGTGGCGATCTCCTTTGGCATACCcgacatatctgcatggctgaaggCAAACAAATACGCGTTaggttttaagaattgattgaatttACTTGGGTCCTGGAGCTTGCAACTGATATAGGCCTTTTTGCTGTGGTCGTTGAAGTCTAATTAAAtagggtcgaggtcttctatggtcgatTTTGCGGCTTCGACTACGTCAGGATCTTTGTTACCTTCTCCAACCTCATCATGCCCCGACCTCATCCCTActgattgctatgcctctttttctttgtccttccttTGATGGGAGGTCGTGCTGTCTAAAGCAATGTGGTAGTATTCCCGGGATGTACGCTGCTCTCCTCATATGCTGAATACCCCCCatggagttggaaatttgatgacttggtataaGCTGGAGGGGACGACCTTCATAGGGTGTATCCACGGTCGTCCTACTATGGTGTTGTACGTAGTGTCTTGGTTTATGATGTGGAATGTTATTTCCAGAGTTAAGCCACCGGCCAAAATAGGGAGCGTAATTTCTCCGGATGTCcattcaactgcattgttaaaaccagttagtgtgatgcagcgcgacactatcctatcctcgagtttcatttgggTAAGTACTCAGGGATGAATGATGCACGCGCCACTTCCGTTGTCAATCATAATACGTTTAACATCAGTATCCAAAATTCGCAGAGTAATAATGAGAGCATCATGATAAAGGAAGACCAAACCGTCGACATCTGACTTGTCGAAGTTGATACTTTCTTTGAGTTCGTCGTACCATTCACGGGTGATGGATCGATTGAGTTTGTGTAGTGGTGAACTTTACACTGTAGATAGAGGCATTGTCTCCGATGATCATACATATGGTACGGGCTGGTGAGGGTGGTTTAGGTGGCCCTTGATGTTCGCGCCCTCTGGCGAAATTGGTTTTTCCCTTATCGCTTAGCAACTCTTTAAGATGTCCTTGACATAGCATATTCGCGACCTCCTGCCTTAGGGAAATGCGGTCTTCCATTTTGTGCCCTCGTTCTTGGTGGAACTCATATAGGGCGTCAGACTTTCTGGTATTAGGGTCTGATCTCATCTTCGGCGCCCACTTCACTTTTGGTCTGAGCTTCTCCAGGGCGTAGACTATCTCTGtgggtgacacacaaaaattatgaGCAGAAAGTAGGGGGCCATACCTTggtcgagcgaggtcgaacataacctaacttaattatggtcgagggccggtaggtgttagttcgagcgaggtcgaacataacctaacttTGAGAGAAATGCACTGGTAAATGTAAAGTTTATTGCCTTAACATTGTTGCATTTGTTACATACTTGAAGAAATTTACAGACTTTGGGTGTTGGCTGGCGTTCAGTCCCGGTCTACCTAGTCCGTTCATTGGTCGATCTGGAGAGTAGTGAGAGGTTGAGCAATGAAATAGAAATCAGGGCCTTGCCTTCGCGTACTTCGACTTGGAGTGTTCCCTTCGTCGCCTCGTTAGAAACCTTCTtaagaaaacccaattgggacaaaactcaagtgagggaaaaaagagtacgacttggggggCACTCTTTCctttagaagttgaagtacttgaggtgacTGATATTCCAGTTatttggtagtagctttccttccattgtttctagctGAAATGATCCTTTATTTGCTTTTGCTGTTATTTTGTATGGACCGTCCCAATTTGTTCCTAGCTTACCTTCCCTGGGATCTTTGCTCGCTTGGGTTTTAGCTTTGAGTACGTAGTCTCTGATTTTGTGCGGCTTGACCTTTACTTTCTTGTTATGATAACGCTCTACTTGTTCTTTTTGGGCGATCATTCTTATATAAGCCATATCTCTTAGTTCATCAACTTCATCGAGTTCCTGTCTTCGTCCATCATTGTTGCTTGTGCTGCTTTCATCTAGATGAGGGGGACGTACCGAGGACCGGTAgatgttagttcgagcgaggtcgaacataacctaacttAATTATGGCCTAGGGCCGGTAGATGTTAGTTCGAGCGGGGTCGAGCATAACCTAACTTTGAGAGAAATGCGCTGGTAAGTGTAAAGTTTATTGCCTTGACATTGTTGTTTTgttacatacttggagaaatttacagaGGGCCCCCACCAGCGCATTGACTTCTCTAACTATGTAACAAATGCAACAATGTCAAGGCAATAAACTTTACACTTACCAACGTATTTCTCTCAAAGTTAGGTTATGtttgacctcgctcgaactaatacctatcggccctcggccataattaagttaggttatgttcgacctcgctcgaactaacacctaccgtcCCTCAACCAAAATTaagttaggttatgttcgaccttgctcGAGCAATAATGTAGCACTTaatagcaataaataacaataaatgatatttaagtaaataggaaaagtgattcacccaataaaggatgaactAGATGGTTGTTCCTcttgacaatgatgagtgacaaacaaatcctagaatgttcgaattattctcggatctaatggaaaagtatggaataatatgaacgagaatcttgataaaaaggtagtatttatatcctagtaagagagagaatcttttgtcAAAAGTCTGTTCTTATCAAATGAATGTCACATGCCCTATATCGTTGTCTCTTTTTCTACTTATATGAGACATTTTTCTAATAAACCCTAATAGTGTAAgtgtagagaatatccactagaatattctccttAATATCCTATTTCGAAAACTAACTATTACAGCTTCATTAACGGTGCTCGACCTCGACTATTGTTGACATCTTGACCGCAAATCTCGTTGCTTCCTAGTCGACCTCGACGCTTTCTTTAGTGTTATCTTATCTTAAATATTCTAGGACatattttgacccatacagttagtccctccgcttattaaggCCGACCTCAGGCGGGCTTGATGAGCGGATTCTGTTTATTGCGGTCGAAACGACTGGACGAGCTAACCGGATCGAGATGAATGGGGCGAGCTGGCAGCGTGGCTCTATGTGAATCGCAAactttgaaattgtgcggtccatgaATCAGGGTGACGTCATGACGTCATGCGTCATGCGTCATTATGACGCGTTTTCCCTATGCATTGCTTCGTTTCTTGgttaataaaagaaaaaattattcACGCAGTTGTTGAATTAATATATTTTAGCAAGTTAGTTACGATTTCTATCAAGCTAGCAATTAATCTTATTGTAGACAGTTTAGTAGTAAGTGAACTAGTTGTGTAAACACTTTTTTAAACTATCACCACACAAaacattaaatttttaaaattattaatgtTCGATCCTTCTCACCGTTTGAAAATATTACTTAATATTAGCATATAATAGTATGTGAAGACACGTTCTGCCAAAATCACCAAGTGCAGAGATTGAGGCCAAGTAGGAAGGTTTTTTAATGTAATTTGGGTCAATGATTTAGATTAAGCTTTAAGTCAAGGACCAACAAAGGAAAAAAGTAGTAGTTCAAACTGAGTATGATTGCTTAAGCATCTTAAAAGTTAAGAGAGTTGACAGCAGAAACGTCTTTATAaatgaaaatttaaaagaaaaaatggaAAAAAGGATAATAAAAACCAAAACTGATCAAGAGCATTGACCAAATAAGAATTGGATCTATTATCATAAATTAAGgctgtttttttcttttccttttaaataattGGGACATTATTTATTAACAGATCCGTAATTGTCATTGACGGAAATGgtatttatagagtatttttatttttctgaGATATTATTTCAATtatctttaaaaaaattaatatggAAAAAGGGTCCGAGTTTCAGTTACCGtacattgttgatattatttttttgttcaaAGGATAACTATTTATATTATGTTAAGGCGGAGTAGTAAAGAGAGCATTTGAAAGCATAGACATTATCCTGAGGGGGCGACCACGTGATGGGTCGTTACAAAAGGGATCTGGGGTAACTATTACTACTGCTGATTCCCGTATCCCAGGAAATACAAAAAGGACATTCAAGAGGACTTTGCAAACAGATTTCGTGCTGAAGAGCTGATGGTGCAACCCTTCCAAAGTTGTTCGAACAAAAGACGGAGGTTGTGCAAAAACAGTGATGTCTGCAGTTCTATCCACATGGCAGCCAGACTTTGCTAGTAAATCAGTTACTTGATTTTGCTCCCTGTATGTGTAAAGTATGACAGGAACATCCAGTTGCGCGATCAAAAACGTGCAATCATGTATAAGATTAGCATATAGAGGGTGCGAGGTCTATAATATGGTAATGACTGCTTGATCATCTAGGTTCACTTCTAGAGGTTTGTATCCATGATTAAAAGTCAGCTGCAAACCATGATATAGTGCCTGTAGTTCTGTAGTTCTGTTTCAACACTAACATGAGAGATGTGGTGTCCTGAAAAGCCTGTGAGGCAGTTACCTGCTGAGTCACGTATGACACCGCCAATTCCGCCTTGGCCGGTATCTAATCGTGCTGAACCATTGGTGTTTAGTTTAAAAAGGGTATTGCTGGGGGGTGCCATTTGAGTTGAAGTTACCGTATTGTTGATATTAATATGGCGAGCACCAAATAAAAGAGAAGCAAAGCTTTAAATCAACTACCTAAGGCGGAGCTAGAAGGTatcaaaattatatatttgtattaaaaattttattaaatatgtacaaaaaaTAAAATGAGTATCCAATTACTGACACATAATGCAACAACTATCTTAGAATTTAGAACTCATAAAGTTCAAATTCTAGCCTCGTTTTACATGCCAATTGTTTGTCTACTACTTTATATGTACAATACCAATCAATGTAAGAATATTATTGTCAGGCCGCCTCCAATAAAAACCCTGCAAAATAACCGGCAGAATGTTGCACGATACAAGAACGTAGATTAGCAATGCATTCGTTCCCATCCATTTCAGCACGGTAGTCCAGCGCCTATAACCCAACACATCAACCATCACATAGACTGCAGTGAAGAGAAATCCAGCTGCACCAGCAGTAACACACATGTAACTGAAGGAGTACAAAACCTTGTTTAAATGCATCCCGAAGCAGTCACATATTACACAGAACAGTACAAGACAATAGGATGGTATCAACCATTGCTGAATTCTAACTTTATGATTCTTGAAATGGACAATAATGTGGCCATAATGCAAACCAATGAAGCACGTTACAATCGCCATTAACGAGCTCAGAACGCCTTCTGGATCGAAAGGGGCTTGACACCATGATGGAGCATCTAGAGGCAGGGGACCATAGTCAGGAGAATCGACACTACATTCTTTTAATCTTCCATAAATTGGTCTTGTATATAAGTGTTGAATGCCAAATAATTTTCGATCAATCATTCCAACAGCGTTACATGCCGGTCCAGTATCTCCCCGTACACCACATTTTACTGAGAATGTCTTTGTTACGTCCATTGGCATCTGATACTCCCAATCATTAACATATAAACCGTAGAATAAAGAAAGGTAGACAACACTAACTATTATAGCGATGGCCCATTGTTTATGGtatttcttcaacaaagattGCCCTGAATTGACTTCATTATTATCACGTCCCTTAAACCAAATTTCACACATTGCTGCCACCAAAAATGAAATTGCAATTCTCTGCAATATACCCATCCATCTAATATTCGCAATATCCACTCCATAAGTTAGATTTTTGAGACCATGAAAATAGCCCCCTTGAAGAAAAAGTCCAATAATGAAAAGCTTAAGTGCACGGTATATTGCTTTTCTAGTGGCGGTCAATCTGCAGGGCAAGTTCTTGTATGCAAGTCCAAGAGAGAGTCCAACAATAAAGAGGAAAAATGGCATCACAAAATCTGCTAGGCTTAAACCATTCCAAGGTGAATGATTAACAGAGGGATAAAGTCCACCAGCGTATTCTACAAATATCATTAACGCAACAGTAATACCGCGAAAAACGTCAAGAGAAAGAAGGCGACCATCTTCACTCGCTGCAGCGGAACCAGTCTTAGGCCTGCTGCCTGATATTGGCAATGTATTTGTGGACAAATTTGTAGATGTCAAAGCAGCCAATTCGACGCCATTATTGTAATCCTTTTGTGCATCACTTGTAATAACCTCAATATTTCTAGGCGAATAAAAATTCTTAACTTCTACCTCAACTTGCACATCTCCTTGTTCTAGATCCCGACTTAATCTTGCATCATTCTTCTCTCTGATTAATTGATAAGATCCCATTCTTTTTTTTCTatctaaattaaaaaaaataatgtatTAATAAAGCCTCTTTGGAGGATTTTAAAGGTAGGCTTTCGTGTTTCTTTTCTAGAACAGAAATCTCAACATATATCTTGAATATTTTCACATTAGAAAATAGGGAGTAGCACTCTTATTTATAATAGTCCAAAACCTAGTTTAACTAAAAGTAGGAAACATATTCCAATATTGTTTTGACTAC containing:
- the LOC104096158 gene encoding uncharacterized protein — its product is MIFVEYAGGLYPSVNHSPWNGLSLADFVMPFFLFIVGLSLGLAYKNLPCRLTATRKAIYRALKLFIIGLFLQGGYFHGLKNLTYGVDIANIRWMGILQRIAISFLVAAMCEIWFKGRDNNEVNSGQSLLKKYHKQWAIAIIVSVVYLSLFYGLYVNDWEYQMPMDVTKTFSVKCGVRGDTGPACNAVGMIDRKLFGIQHLYTRPIYGRLKECSVDSPDYGPLPLDAPSWCQAPFDPEGVLSSLMAIVTCFIGLHYGHIIVHFKNHKVRIQQWLIPSYCLVLFCVICDCFGMHLNKVLYSFSYMCVTAGAAGFLFTAVYVMVDVLGYRRWTTVLKWMGTNALLIYVLVSCNILPVILQGFYWRRPDNNILTLIGIVHIK